The region TGCTCGGCACCATGCTGGCCATCGCTGCCAACCTGGTCAGCGCGAGCATGACCGAGCTCTATTCGCTGGCTGCCGTACGTTGTGTGGCGGGCATTGGCGCGGGCCTGGCGCTGGCTTGCGGTAATGCGTGCGTTTCCAGCGCCAAGCAACCCGATCGAATTGCCGGACACATGAACGTTCTGTCGGTGCTGCTGATGATCGTGGTGATGCTCGGCTACGCCAAAGTCATGGCCGCTTATGGTTTGCCGGGGCTGTACTACGCCATGGCCGCAACCATGGCGGTGATGTTGCTGGCGATTCCGGCGATGCCGCAGCGGGCGCCGGTGGTGGCTGCGCCTGTGAATCTGTACGCTAGTAAGGGTTCGGGCAATATCCTGCTGAGCTTGCCTGCAATCTGCATGATGTTGGCCATGTTCGTCTTCCAGGCACGCGACACCATGGGCTGGGCGTTTGTCGAGCGCATTGGCACGATGGTCGGTTACAGCGGAGATGAAGTCGGCGTGCTGCTGTCCTTCCAATCCTTCGTCGGGTTGATCGGCCCGTTACTGGCAGCCATGGTCGGCAAGCGTTTCGGTCTGAGCACCCCGGTGATCCTGGCGATCCTGCTGACTGGCGCAACCAGTTTGAGCTATGTACTTGGCGAGCACTCCAAGACCTTGTACACCATCGGTGTGATGACCATCTGCGTGACCTACTTCTACGCCCTCAGTTACCTCACTGGTCTGGCTGCGGCGCTGGATCGGGAAGGCCGGGTAGTTGCGGCGGCAAGCAGCTTCCTGAGCCTGGGCCTGGCTGTCGGCCCGGCGATTTCCGGCGGCTTGATTTCGCTGGGTGGATTCAGCCTGGCGGCGTGGGGAATTGCCGTCACCGTGCTGCTGACCTTGCTGCTGGTGATAGTCCCATTGGCGAGCATTCGTCGCGAAGAGGCTGGTTTGAAGCTGGCTGCAGCGATCTAGCCAGTCATCGTTTCGCAGGGTAAGCCCTACCGTGTGCGGCAAGACCGCCGTCACCCGGTAGGGGTCGATTGGCCCCGCGATAAATCAGGGCAGATACAGTCTGAACATGCCACCACCCAAGGCCCCGCCATTGGCGATTTCGATCCGCCCACGAACACCATTGCGCTCGTGCAACGCTGCGATCCGCGCAGCAAAGTACAAGCCCAAGCCCGTACTACCCGTCTGCGCATCGATACCTTGCACATAATCCTGCTGACGTTCGAGCATGCGCGCAGAGAAGCCCGGGCCGTCATCGTTGATGCTCAGTACTAATTGATCATCTTCGTCAGTCACCATGATCAACAGGGTATGACCGGCATAGCGGATAGCATTGTTGAGAATGTTGGCAACCACGGAACTGACCAGTTCACGGTCGAAAAAACCCAATGGGCTGGCCGTCTCGATGCGCCAGCTGGCAAGGATATCGCGGTGCTGGAGCAGGTTCTGCTGGGCCGCCAATTGCGCTTCGATAAAGTCATCCAGCTCATGGTAGTCCGGGCACATCGGTAACTGGTTGATGCCGAGCTTGTACAACCCCAACAGTTGCACCAGCATGCCATTGAGGTGGGTGAACTCATGCTCCATCACCCCCTGTTCGCTACCACTGCGCTGGGCTTCTGGCAGACGTGCCAACCACTGGCCATGTGCCTGGGTCAGGGCCGACAGCGAGTTCTTCATGTCGTGTACGGTGGAGGCGATCACCGTGGAGAAATCCAACCCCTGATTGTCCTGGTTCATGCGCCAAAAGCCCGGATGTGCAGTTTGCGGTAACGGTCATAACGACTGTCGCTTTCGGGGATGCCGGCGACGCAGGTCAGGCACGCTCGGCATTCCTCCATGATTGCCGGTGGCGGCGTTTCCCCACCTATGCGCAGCAAGGCTTGAGCGGTATTGAGCGCGATACTGATGTTCTTCGGTTGCAAGCTCAACGCGCGACGGAACTGCCCCAACGCTTCACTCAACTCACCCGCTTGATAGCTGCGAACGCCTTGACGGTTAAGGTCCACCGCTTCGGTCACCGCGCCGAGCACCGTCGGGTCCTCCGTCAGGCGCGACACGCTCTGCATCACCTTGGGATCGTCACCGTAGGTTTCCACGCAGCTTTTCAGAATCGACGTACCGGCCGATTCCTGACCCAGCTTCTGCAGCTGGCTGGCCACAACCAGTGCGGCCTCAACGGAGAAAAACTGCTCCATCTTGTCCAGCCGGGTCATGGCTTGCTCGGTCAGTTTGGCAGCGGTTTCCGGGTCGCCGGCCTGCTGCAGGCTGGCGGCTTTCATCAACCGGGCACGCACCTGCAAACCTTGGTCTTCGACGTTTTCCTTGGCAACTTCGCTAAGCACGGTGTTGATCTCCACACGCGTGCGCGCATCGAGGCCGTTGCCAGCGTTCTTATTCATCAGTGCCTGGACCAGGCCGAGGTTACTTTCCGGGTCTTTGTATCGAGAACTCTGGCCCTGGCTGACTGCATGCCGGTAAGCCTTGGAAGAGGTGTCGAAGTCATCGTTGCTCAGCGCCAGCTTGCCCAGCATCATTTGCCGGCGCACCGCCAACGGAGACAAACGCACCGCTTCCTCCAGGACGCCCTGGGCGCGCTTGCTTTCCCCTTGGGCGATCAGCACCTCGGCCAACCCGTCGTATAGGCCCGGCATCATCGGGAAGGCTTTAAGCGCCTGCTCATACACCCCTTGGGCCTGGGCCAACTGGTTGCGCTTGTACAGCAAGCTACCCAGGGCCGCGTAGGCCCAAGGGGTGGCCCGGCTGGAAATAATACTGGTGAGAAACTTGCCCAGCTCATCGAAGCGGTTCAAGTCGCGCAGGGCATCGGCGCGGTAGCGCAGGCACAACGGCGCAAAGCGCGGGTCTTTTTTGCACAGCTCGGCGCACGCCGCCAGCACCTCGGCTGGGCGACCACGATCGAGGGCCTGCAGGATCGGCTTGAGCAAGGTCTTGCGCTGCACCAGTTTTTCCAGGCGCTGGGCCAGGCCAATACGGTTGAATGGCTTGGTCAGGTAGGCATCCGGCTCGTGCTCCAGAGCACTGAGAACGATGGCCTGGCTGGTTTCGGCGGTGACCATGAGAAACACGCACTCATGGCTGATCAGCTTGTCGAGGATCAGGTCCTCGAGCACTTGCTGGCCATTCTTCTTGCCGTCCCCAAGGTGAAAATCCTGAAGAATAAAGTCGTAGCGTTTCTGTGCGCACATGCGCAGGGCCTGCTCACCACTGTCGGCTGTGTCGACATCGCGCACACCCAACTCACGCAGCATGGAACGGGCCGAACTGCGAAAATCCGAGAAGTCGTCGACGATCAGAAAACTTTTTTGGCTGTAGACCTGCATCCACGAAACCTGACATGGCAAAAAATAAGAAGGATGCACAGAGCTCAACAACCTCAGCCTGGCTTCGCGGGTAAATCCAGGGACGACATCAGCATCGTCACCCTTGGCTTGTGGTATCGGCCGGGCGCAGCATTTGCTTGAGCTGCTTGGCGGTAAAGGTCAGTACTTGATCACCAATAGCAGGGCCATTGCGGTCATTGATCACCTTGAAATCGTTCAAGTCCAGAAACGCCAAGGCGCCGCGAGTGCTGTTGCGCACCTTGTCCTGCGCCACCTGCGTTGATAACGCTCGATATCTTCACGCGCAACCACGCCGGACGTGCTCTGGCGCAGGCCCGGATCACGGCGTCGGCGTCATGAGCAAGCGCTCAACAATGATAGCTAGTAGCCATCATCCTGGATCCGCACTTGCTCGTAAAGCTGTGGATAAAAGAAGCCTCAGCGAGCAACCTGGCAGGTCATCTCCGAGCCGTACCATTTCACTTTGGCTTCGCCCTGATGCTCCCAGAACTCGACGCCCTGGCTGCCATACTTGCTGCCACTTGCCGCCGGCTGGGCAATCGCGATGGTCTGATCACCGCCGTAGGTGAGCACCGCCGCTTGGGGCTCGAGCTGGTTGTAGAACACCGCGGTGAAGGGCTTGTCGTTGTTGTTATCGTCACAGTCAAACTCGACCGCTGGCGGTACTTGCACAGCGCCAGACTGGATCTGTAGTTTGACGATGCGCACCTGATATTGCTCAAGCACACAGGCATCGGCGTCAGAGGCTTTCCAGCATTCGTCCCGGCCTTTGATCCAGCCCCGTTGGGTTGCCTTGAGTTGTTTCTGTCCGTCGCTATCGGCCTTTGCCAGCATTTGCTTGTAAAGCGCGGAAAGGTCTCGATCAAGTTTGCTCAGTTGCGGGCTCTGGCAGACTTTGAGCTCCACACCCTGCGCTTTGTCGCAAGAAAACGACGGCCCTTCAGCTGCTTGTACTGCACCTGCGCAAAATAAAGCGGCCAGCAGTAGTTGCGTACGCGCGCGGATCATTGGTGAAACCTCCAGCAAAAAATAATCTGCCAGAGAGTACAGCAGATATTTTTCCCCTGCCCTTATCCAATCGTCAGGCTAGCAAACCCAGGGCCTTGGCTCGAGCGACAGCTTGGGTCCTGCGCTCGACGCCCAATTTGCTGTTGATATGACTGGCATGGGTCTTGACGGTATGCAGCGAGATAAACAGACGCTCGCTGATCTCTTGATTGGAGCAGCCCTGGGCGATCAACTCCAGCACCGACTTCTCGCGTGCACTCAACGCTTCACAACTGCCGCCCACTGCCTCCGGAATGTCCTGAACCGGTAGCAGCGCCAGCAAACTGGCTTGCGCTGCGCTAGCCGGTTGCAGCAGCAGCTGTTCGCGCAACCATTGCGGATGCTCGTTCAACAAGCTTTGAAAAGGTTGCAGGGCGCCACCTCGCGCCGCCTCCAGGCTCAAGGTCAGCAGGTCACGGGCTTGCGCCGGGTTGTTGTTGCCCAGCAGCAAACTTGTCCACTGGCATAGCGCGGTGACACAAAGCATATGCCCACCGCTTGCCTGTCCACGTGCAACCAGCGCCTGCAGACGTTGACCGGCCTGTTCCAGGCGCCCCAGGGTACGGTCGAGTGAGGTTTGCAGCACCTCGATATGCAGTGGCAGCAAGGGATGGAACTCCGGTGCTGCAGCAGGCTTTTTGCCGCCGTAGGTCTGCCCCAGACGCAACAGCCAGGACTCGGCCAGGTCGATGCGCCCCTGGGCCAACCAGAGCTCGCACTTGATCAGGGTGATCATGGCCAAGTAGAAAATCGGTGGCACGTCCCATATGTGCATCAGCCGTTCGGCTTCGGCCAGTTCGGCAAACGCTTCGGTGAAGCGGCCTTCGCGGCCATCCAGCGAAGCGATCACACAGTGGCCGATCAACACGCTGATGTCGCGACAGGCTCGCGCTTCGATCAGCCCCGCCCGCAGGCGGCTGCGTCCGGCCTCCGGCTGCAGGCGCGCAACCAGCAGATAGCCTTCGTATAACGTCAAGCGCGCTCTTGCCGCATACAAGCGTTGCGCCGACAGCCCTTGCAGGCGTTGCAAGCCCTGACGCACTTCATCCAGCGCGCGCAGCACCTCGCCACGGGCATGCAGCACCCGCGCGCGATCGTAATGAGCAAGGGCTTCGAACAGTGGGTTGCCGATCCGTTGCGCCAGTTCCAGCGCTTCGCGGTTCCACGTGCGTGCCCGCGAAAAATCGGCATCGGCAATGGCCAGGTTCGATAGCGTCGACAAGCACACCAGACGCTGGCCGTAGCGTTTTTGCGGCAAGCTGCGCAAGGCTTCTACACAGAAGATGCGGGTACGTTCGCGATCACCACGACCGCGAGCGATCACTCCACTGAGCGCCAGCCACTGCGCCAGCATCGATTTCTGTGCGGTTGCCGAGGGGGCCGGCAGAAACCGACTCAAGTGGCTGGCCAGTTCTTCGGCGGCGTCCAGTTGCCCAGCCAGGCCCAGGGCCCAGCTGTACAAGACGATCAGCCGTGGTGTGCTGATCAGCAAGCTGTCAGGCAGGTCCATTTTCCAGCGCAGCAACATACCGACGTTCTGTTCGGCCAGCAGTTGCTCTTCAGAAAGGTTCTGCACCAGGTTGGCGGCGACATCCAGGTGCCCCGCACGCAATGCCTGCTCGACTGCCTCGTCAAGCAATCCCTGGCCGTGGAACCAGCGACAGGCGCGCAAGTGCAAGCTCGAAAGCGGCAAGCTGGTTTGACGGCTGCGCAGCAGGTCGGAGAACAGGTGATGGTAACGATACCAGCGGCCATGTTCGTCCAGCGGCACCAGAAATACCTGATGCGCCTGTAGATAACCGATGATCTCGGCACTGTCATGGCTTTCCCGCAGCGCATCGCACAGCTCACTGCAGAATCGCTCCTGACAGGCTGTGTCGTTGAGAAAGCCCTGTACTTCGGCAGGCAGAATGTCGATCACTTCTTCAAGCAAATAATCGCGAATCAAACCCTCGCCACCATGCAAAGCCTGCGGCAACGCGTTGTCGCCGCCCGATTCGCTGACCGCCAGTTGCCAGAACCTCAGGCCGGCGATCCAGCCGTCACTGCGTTGAATCAGATTGTCCAGCGCCTGACCGCGCAAACCGCTGGGTTGTTGTCCCAATACAGCCAGCGACTCGTCGGGTGTCAGACGCAGGTCCTGCTCGTTGAGCTCGAGCAATTGTCGCGACAGGCGCAGCCGCGCCAGGTGCCAGTCAGGGCGCAGGCGGCTGGTTACCAGCAGGACCAGCCCAGGTGGCAGATGGTTGAGGAAGAACTGCAAGCAACGGTCGAGCACTGGCCCCTGCACCAGATGGTAGTCATCGAGTACCAACAACAAAGGATTTTGCGGCTGCAGGTGACGGGCCAGCTCATCGAGCAGCCCATCGAGCCATTCTTCGAAGGCAAAGGGTTGGTGGCGCTGGCGCATTTTGAGCAGGCCCAGTGACTGGTTGCCCACGGCCGGGCAAACCTGCTGCAAACCTTCAAGCAAACGTTCGAGAAAACGTCCCGGGTCATTGTCGCGGCGGCTCAACCCCAACCAGAGACTGCTCCAGTGGTTGGGCAGGCTTTGGCAGAACTCCACGGCCAGCGAGCTTTTGCCGAATCCTGCTGGTGCTGTCACCAGCAACAGGCGACCACCCAGACCAGATTGCAGGCGCTGGCACAAGCGCGCCCGCGGCACGTGCCCTTCGGGCAGTGGCGGACGATAGAAGCGTCCTTCCAGGACGTTCATGGCCTGGCTGGCGAACCCTTGCGTACGGGACAGATCAGTCATGGCCGGCTCGTTTTAGTTAGAGAATCTTCGGCAACACAGATCTGGGCAGACTAGCGGTTATAAACGCGCATTTGAAGATGATTGCGTCGTCTTGCCGAAAAAAGACTACAACAAAAAGCGACAGTTCCTATCCCGCTCCCACCTGCATAAACAGAAACGCCCCGGCAAGCCGGGGCGTTCTGGGAGATCACAAGGAGGTTTGAAACTTAGCGCACACCTTCCTGGCGAAGCGCTGCAGGCTGGAAGTCAGCCTTGACTGCGGTAAACCCGAAGTCGTAGGCCTTTTTCTCTTCGTTCTTCATGCCCAGTGCCAGATAACGGCCCGACTGCAGGTCGTAGATGGCTTCCAGGGTGTACCACGGCACCTCGACGTTGTAGTAGTCCTGGGAGTGCGCTTCGGACACACGCCACAGTTGGTTGCGACCGTCGTACTGGTCGATCACTGCCGCTTGCCAGGTGTCTTCGTCAATATAGAAGTCACGTTTGGCGTAGATGTGACGCTGACCCGGCTTGAGGGTAGCAACCACGTGCCAGACACGGCGCAGCTCATAACGGCTCAGGTCCTGGTTGATGTGACCGGCCTTGATAATGTCGCTGTATTTGAGCTTTGGATCGTCAAGCTTGTAGCTGTTGGAGGCGATATACAGCTCTTTCTTGCCTTCCAGCTTCCAGTCGTAGCGATCCGGAGCACCGTTGAACATGTCCAGGTTGTCGGAGGTACGCAGGCCATCGGCGGCAGTACCCGGACCGTCATAGGACACCTGTGGCGCCTGGCGTACACGACGTTGACCGGCGTTGTACACCCATGCCTTACGCGGCTCTTTGACCTGGTCGAGGGTCTCGTGGACCAGCAACACGGTACCGGCCAGACGCGCAGGCGCCGTCACCTTCTGTTTGAAATAGAACAGGATGTTGCCAGGGTTGCTCGGATCGTAATCCTTCATCCGGTCACGGAAGACGAATTGATCCTGGAAATACACCAGGCTGTACGAGCCATTTTGCTGCGGCGTGGCCTGGGTTACCAAGCGGGTCACGCTGCCACCACGGTAGCGGGTGATGTGGTTCCAGATCACCTCCACGCCGCTTTTCGGAATCGGGAACGGCACTGCTGTATCGAAGTTCTCCAGACCGTTACCACCGCCTACCAGGTTGGTGCTGGTGGCATTTTTCTTGATCGCGGCAAACACTGCATCCGGAACCGTCGAGCCGCGGTGAGTGGTGTACACCGGGATCTTGTAGGTGTCCGGGTAGCGCTTGAACATCGCTACCTGGCCAGGCGACAGTTTGTCCTTGTACTGGTCAACGTTCTGGGCAGTGATGGTGTACAGCGGCTTTTCACCCGCGTAGGGGTCAGCAAGAAAACCTTTGCTATCAACGGCGCCGGCCGACTTGGTCAGCGGTTTCCAGGCACTGATCGAACCATCGGCGTTACCGGCCTTTTCCGCGCCCATTGGCGTCAGGGT is a window of Pseudomonas sp. DG56-2 DNA encoding:
- a CDS encoding MFS transporter, whose amino-acid sequence is MKKTINSFLPESWSLVFSAAGSAYGVGLLGLWALPFLISAIINDLKLNEAQAGILMSAEFVFTMLASLLVAPFMGRAPRRTLALLGTMLAIAANLVSASMTELYSLAAVRCVAGIGAGLALACGNACVSSAKQPDRIAGHMNVLSVLLMIVVMLGYAKVMAAYGLPGLYYAMAATMAVMLLAIPAMPQRAPVVAAPVNLYASKGSGNILLSLPAICMMLAMFVFQARDTMGWAFVERIGTMVGYSGDEVGVLLSFQSFVGLIGPLLAAMVGKRFGLSTPVILAILLTGATSLSYVLGEHSKTLYTIGVMTICVTYFYALSYLTGLAAALDREGRVVAAASSFLSLGLAVGPAISGGLISLGGFSLAAWGIAVTVLLTLLLVIVPLASIRREEAGLKLAAAI
- a CDS encoding sensor histidine kinase KdpD, with the protein product MNQDNQGLDFSTVIASTVHDMKNSLSALTQAHGQWLARLPEAQRSGSEQGVMEHEFTHLNGMLVQLLGLYKLGINQLPMCPDYHELDDFIEAQLAAQQNLLQHRDILASWRIETASPLGFFDRELVSSVVANILNNAIRYAGHTLLIMVTDEDDQLVLSINDDGPGFSARMLERQQDYVQGIDAQTGSTGLGLYFAARIAALHERNGVRGRIEIANGGALGGGMFRLYLP
- a CDS encoding response regulator, producing the protein MQVYSQKSFLIVDDFSDFRSSARSMLRELGVRDVDTADSGEQALRMCAQKRYDFILQDFHLGDGKKNGQQVLEDLILDKLISHECVFLMVTAETSQAIVLSALEHEPDAYLTKPFNRIGLAQRLEKLVQRKTLLKPILQALDRGRPAEVLAACAELCKKDPRFAPLCLRYRADALRDLNRFDELGKFLTSIISSRATPWAYAALGSLLYKRNQLAQAQGVYEQALKAFPMMPGLYDGLAEVLIAQGESKRAQGVLEEAVRLSPLAVRRQMMLGKLALSNDDFDTSSKAYRHAVSQGQSSRYKDPESNLGLVQALMNKNAGNGLDARTRVEINTVLSEVAKENVEDQGLQVRARLMKAASLQQAGDPETAAKLTEQAMTRLDKMEQFFSVEAALVVASQLQKLGQESAGTSILKSCVETYGDDPKVMQSVSRLTEDPTVLGAVTEAVDLNRQGVRSYQAGELSEALGQFRRALSLQPKNISIALNTAQALLRIGGETPPPAIMEECRACLTCVAGIPESDSRYDRYRKLHIRAFGA
- a CDS encoding diguanylate cyclase domain-containing protein, which codes for MAQDKVRNSTRGALAFLDLNDFKVINDRNGPAIGDQVLTFTAKQLKQMLRPADTTSQG
- a CDS encoding MliC family protein; the encoded protein is MIRARTQLLLAALFCAGAVQAAEGPSFSCDKAQGVELKVCQSPQLSKLDRDLSALYKQMLAKADSDGQKQLKATQRGWIKGRDECWKASDADACVLEQYQVRIVKLQIQSGAVQVPPAVEFDCDDNNNDKPFTAVFYNQLEPQAAVLTYGGDQTIAIAQPAASGSKYGSQGVEFWEHQGEAKVKWYGSEMTCQVAR
- a CDS encoding LuxR C-terminal-related transcriptional regulator, with amino-acid sequence MTDLSRTQGFASQAMNVLEGRFYRPPLPEGHVPRARLCQRLQSGLGGRLLLVTAPAGFGKSSLAVEFCQSLPNHWSSLWLGLSRRDNDPGRFLERLLEGLQQVCPAVGNQSLGLLKMRQRHQPFAFEEWLDGLLDELARHLQPQNPLLLVLDDYHLVQGPVLDRCLQFFLNHLPPGLVLLVTSRLRPDWHLARLRLSRQLLELNEQDLRLTPDESLAVLGQQPSGLRGQALDNLIQRSDGWIAGLRFWQLAVSESGGDNALPQALHGGEGLIRDYLLEEVIDILPAEVQGFLNDTACQERFCSELCDALRESHDSAEIIGYLQAHQVFLVPLDEHGRWYRYHHLFSDLLRSRQTSLPLSSLHLRACRWFHGQGLLDEAVEQALRAGHLDVAANLVQNLSEEQLLAEQNVGMLLRWKMDLPDSLLISTPRLIVLYSWALGLAGQLDAAEELASHLSRFLPAPSATAQKSMLAQWLALSGVIARGRGDRERTRIFCVEALRSLPQKRYGQRLVCLSTLSNLAIADADFSRARTWNREALELAQRIGNPLFEALAHYDRARVLHARGEVLRALDEVRQGLQRLQGLSAQRLYAARARLTLYEGYLLVARLQPEAGRSRLRAGLIEARACRDISVLIGHCVIASLDGREGRFTEAFAELAEAERLMHIWDVPPIFYLAMITLIKCELWLAQGRIDLAESWLLRLGQTYGGKKPAAAPEFHPLLPLHIEVLQTSLDRTLGRLEQAGQRLQALVARGQASGGHMLCVTALCQWTSLLLGNNNPAQARDLLTLSLEAARGGALQPFQSLLNEHPQWLREQLLLQPASAAQASLLALLPVQDIPEAVGGSCEALSAREKSVLELIAQGCSNQEISERLFISLHTVKTHASHINSKLGVERRTQAVARAKALGLLA
- a CDS encoding DUF1329 domain-containing protein; translation: MKMTKSLLQAGVLGLSLLATSVMAAVSADEAAKLGSTLTPMGAEKAGNADGSISAWKPLTKSAGAVDSKGFLADPYAGEKPLYTITAQNVDQYKDKLSPGQVAMFKRYPDTYKIPVYTTHRGSTVPDAVFAAIKKNATSTNLVGGGNGLENFDTAVPFPIPKSGVEVIWNHITRYRGGSVTRLVTQATPQQNGSYSLVYFQDQFVFRDRMKDYDPSNPGNILFYFKQKVTAPARLAGTVLLVHETLDQVKEPRKAWVYNAGQRRVRQAPQVSYDGPGTAADGLRTSDNLDMFNGAPDRYDWKLEGKKELYIASNSYKLDDPKLKYSDIIKAGHINQDLSRYELRRVWHVVATLKPGQRHIYAKRDFYIDEDTWQAAVIDQYDGRNQLWRVSEAHSQDYYNVEVPWYTLEAIYDLQSGRYLALGMKNEEKKAYDFGFTAVKADFQPAALRQEGVR